A single genomic interval of Lacrimispora sphenoides JCM 1415 harbors:
- a CDS encoding Flp1 family type IVb pilin, translating to MLTTVNSQILDFFKEEDGVGVIEVVLILVVLIGLVIIFKKQITTLLDNIFKEINSQSKEVY from the coding sequence ATGCTGACAACGGTAAACAGTCAGATCCTGGATTTCTTTAAGGAAGAAGACGGAGTAGGCGTGATTGAAGTAGTGCTGATTCTGGTGGTGTTAATCGGACTTGTCATTATTTTTAAAAAGCAGATAACGACTCTTCTTGATAACATATTCAAGGAAATCAACAGCCAGTCTAAAGAGGTGTATTGA
- the glgB gene encoding 1,4-alpha-glucan branching protein GlgB: protein MESGRNEIGMGFITEVDRYLYNNGRHYEIYEKLGAHPINYEGNDGMYFAVWAPHSSQVSVVGDFNGWDPEANPMGSLADSGIWEAFVPDLSVGELYKYAITTRSGKILFKADPYAFQAEYRPQTASVTADLTGFQWKDLAWMEKRKAKDPLDEPLSIYEVHLGSWRKKSRDEKDGFYTYIEAAHELADYILEMGYTHVELMGIAEHPYDGSWGYQVTGYFAPTSRFGTPGEFMYFVNYMHKKGIGVILDWVPAHFPKDAHGLADFDGEACYEYSDPRKGEHPDWGTKVFDYSKYEVDNFLIANALYWVDKFHVDGLRVDAVASMLYLDYGRNNGDWVPNQYGGNENLEAIEFFKHLNSVIKKRGNGAMVIAEESTVWPKVTGNQEEGGLGFTFKWNMGWMHDFLEYMKLDPYFRKYNHHKMTFGLTYFTSENYILVLSHDEVVHLKSSMINKMPGLLEDKFANLKLGYTFMLGHPGKKLLFMGQEFGQFHEWDEKNSLDWYLSEEPLGKTLKDYVRDLLHLYKKYPALYEKDYDWEGFFWVNANDKERSIFSFIRYSKDKKRSLLFVLNFTPVARPDYRVGVPKRGTYTLVLDQDHGLYKRGEKGPSFRSEKMEWDDQEYSFPYQLPAYGAAVFRF, encoded by the coding sequence ATGGAAAGTGGCAGAAATGAAATCGGAATGGGTTTTATCACAGAGGTGGACCGATACCTTTATAACAATGGAAGGCATTATGAAATCTACGAAAAACTGGGCGCCCATCCGATCAACTACGAAGGAAACGATGGGATGTATTTTGCAGTCTGGGCGCCTCATAGCAGTCAGGTCAGCGTGGTAGGAGATTTTAACGGCTGGGATCCGGAAGCAAATCCAATGGGATCCCTTGCTGATTCCGGAATCTGGGAAGCTTTTGTCCCTGATTTAAGCGTTGGGGAGCTATATAAATATGCAATCACCACAAGGAGCGGCAAGATCCTTTTCAAGGCGGATCCTTACGCATTCCAGGCAGAATACCGCCCCCAGACTGCCTCTGTTACCGCAGACCTTACGGGATTTCAGTGGAAGGATCTGGCCTGGATGGAAAAGCGGAAGGCCAAAGACCCCTTAGATGAACCTCTCAGCATCTATGAGGTACATTTAGGTTCCTGGCGGAAGAAAAGCAGGGATGAAAAGGATGGCTTTTATACTTATATCGAAGCGGCTCATGAACTGGCAGATTATATTCTGGAAATGGGTTATACCCATGTGGAGCTGATGGGAATTGCAGAACATCCCTATGACGGATCCTGGGGATATCAGGTGACAGGATATTTTGCCCCAACTTCCCGGTTTGGGACTCCAGGAGAGTTTATGTATTTCGTAAACTACATGCACAAAAAAGGAATCGGGGTCATCCTTGACTGGGTTCCGGCTCATTTTCCAAAGGATGCTCATGGCCTGGCGGACTTTGACGGAGAAGCCTGCTACGAATATTCAGACCCCCGGAAAGGGGAACACCCTGATTGGGGAACAAAAGTCTTTGATTACAGTAAATATGAGGTGGATAATTTCCTTATTGCCAATGCCCTTTACTGGGTGGATAAATTTCATGTTGACGGGCTCCGGGTCGACGCGGTCGCTTCCATGCTTTATCTGGATTATGGAAGAAACAACGGGGACTGGGTACCAAACCAGTACGGCGGAAACGAGAATCTGGAAGCCATAGAGTTTTTTAAGCATTTAAACAGCGTCATTAAAAAACGGGGAAACGGAGCTATGGTCATTGCCGAGGAATCTACCGTCTGGCCAAAGGTTACCGGGAATCAGGAAGAGGGAGGCCTTGGTTTTACCTTTAAATGGAATATGGGCTGGATGCATGATTTTCTGGAATATATGAAGCTGGATCCTTATTTCCGCAAATACAACCACCACAAGATGACATTTGGCCTTACATATTTCACCAGTGAAAATTATATACTGGTATTATCCCATGATGAGGTGGTGCATTTGAAAAGTTCCATGATCAACAAAATGCCGGGACTTCTGGAAGATAAATTTGCAAACTTAAAATTGGGATATACGTTTATGCTTGGTCATCCCGGTAAAAAACTGCTGTTTATGGGACAGGAATTTGGACAGTTTCATGAATGGGATGAAAAAAACTCCCTTGACTGGTATCTGTCTGAGGAGCCTTTAGGCAAAACCCTTAAGGACTATGTAAGAGATCTTCTGCACCTGTACAAAAAATATCCGGCACTTTATGAAAAGGACTATGACTGGGAAGGCTTCTTCTGGGTCAATGCCAATGACAAGGAACGTAGCATCTTCAGTTTTATCAGGTACAGTAAGGATAAAAAGCGCAGCCTGCTGTTTGTGTTAAACTTCACTCCCGTAGCCCGTCCTGATTACCGGGTAGGAGTTCCGAAACGGGGAACTTACACTCTTGTTTTAGACCAGGATCACGGACTGTATAAGCGGGGAGAGAAAGGGCCTTCTTTCCGCTCTGAAAAGATGGAATGGGATGATCAGGAATACTCTTTCCCTTACCAGCTTCCGGCTTATGGTGCGGCTGTTTTCCGCTTTTAA
- a CDS encoding immunoglobulin-like domain-containing protein: MKRTWRFPFTKIQMACVVFGIALYVAFELYYAVGGQAVTEGGGLKRAGPGHGEITYDIQVSGLDRENGDRKIPVRIPVRERQYGAEEAKELFQRIRPELTRQMLGENESLEEVRESLNLKNSLGDYGLRISWESDNPQVIDSFGIVHNEEIPEEGEQVWLRARVTDGRHEDRYEFKVTVYPASLTKDEKAAADFLQWIGQMDMKQQTEDRLLLPSVYEGNRLMYFKPEEADYRILPVLGFLLAALLHVKEEFDRKSQAKIREQQLLFDYSEVVSKLVVYIGAGLTVRGAWERIAAGYKEAVKQGKRSARPTYEEMVKTASQISSGLSEGRAYSEFGRRCGLQAYIKLSTLLEQSQKNGSRQLRPALELEMASAFELRKNLAKKLGEEAGTKLLLPLFMMLGVVMVMIVVPAFLSFY; encoded by the coding sequence ATGAAAAGAACATGGAGATTTCCTTTTACAAAGATACAGATGGCCTGCGTTGTTTTCGGGATTGCCTTATATGTTGCTTTTGAGCTGTATTATGCAGTGGGCGGGCAGGCGGTAACGGAAGGGGGAGGGCTTAAACGGGCAGGGCCGGGGCACGGAGAGATTACATATGATATCCAGGTATCCGGGCTTGACCGGGAGAATGGGGACAGGAAGATACCGGTGAGAATCCCTGTCAGGGAGCGGCAGTATGGGGCGGAAGAGGCAAAGGAGCTGTTTCAAAGGATCCGGCCTGAACTGACACGGCAGATGCTGGGGGAAAATGAGTCCCTTGAGGAGGTGAGAGAAAGTTTAAATTTAAAGAACAGTCTTGGAGATTATGGGCTTAGAATCAGCTGGGAGTCTGATAATCCCCAGGTGATCGATTCCTTTGGAATTGTTCACAATGAGGAAATACCAGAAGAAGGAGAGCAGGTCTGGTTAAGGGCCAGAGTGACGGATGGGCGCCATGAGGACCGATATGAGTTTAAAGTGACGGTTTACCCGGCCTCCCTTACCAAGGACGAAAAAGCAGCCGCAGACTTTCTTCAGTGGATAGGCCAGATGGATATGAAACAGCAGACGGAGGATCGCCTGCTACTGCCCTCAGTTTATGAGGGGAACCGGCTGATGTATTTTAAGCCTGAAGAGGCGGATTACCGGATATTGCCGGTGCTGGGGTTTTTACTGGCGGCTCTCCTGCACGTAAAAGAAGAGTTTGACAGGAAAAGTCAGGCGAAGATACGTGAGCAGCAATTGCTGTTTGATTATTCTGAGGTGGTTTCCAAGCTGGTAGTCTATATCGGAGCAGGTCTTACCGTCCGTGGAGCCTGGGAGAGGATTGCGGCTGGCTATAAGGAGGCCGTAAAGCAGGGGAAAAGAAGCGCACGTCCGACGTATGAGGAGATGGTGAAGACAGCAAGTCAGATAAGCAGCGGGCTGTCGGAAGGACGGGCTTACAGTGAATTTGGAAGGCGATGCGGCTTACAGGCCTACATAAAGCTCTCCACTCTCCTGGAACAGAGTCAGAAAAACGGAAGCAGGCAGCTTCGCCCGGCTTTGGAGCTTGAGATGGCTTCAGCCTTTGAGCTAAGGAAGAACCTGGCGAAAAAGCTGGGGGAAGAAGCAGGAACCAAACTTTTGCTGCCCCTGTTTATGATGCTGGGGGTGGTCATGGTCATGATCGTCGTGCCTGCGTTCCTGTCATTTTATTAG
- a CDS encoding alpha-amylase family glycosyl hydrolase: protein MSKWYDRGVFYHIYPLGLVGAPKENREFSVVNQFGELCKWISHIRSLGCNAIYIGPLFESSTHGYDTRDYRMVDRRLGDREGFQEFVSRCHEAGIKVVVDGVFNHTGREFFAFQDILNQRENSPYRDWYRGINFAGSSPLGDSFGYEAWQGHFELPCLNLFNPAVRQYLFDTVQFWINNFDIDGIRLDCANVLDFGFMKELRQHTAEMKEDFWLMGEVIHGEYGRWVSPGMLHSVTNYELHKSIYSGHNDHNYFEIAHNVKRLESIGSQLYTFVDNHDENRIASKLSNTQHLYPVYTLLFTLPGIPSVYYGSEFGMEGRRTNTDDSMLRPLVSISEVKKFTCPLEDFISKLGHIHEQNPEFHGGRYQELLLTNRQYAFARFHESQAIITAVNNDDSDAFAGIPCPCEGNTAVNLLNGEIFPVIDHRIGLTIPANRGVILKIMEG, encoded by the coding sequence ATGAGCAAGTGGTATGATAGGGGAGTTTTTTATCACATATATCCCCTGGGGCTTGTGGGCGCTCCGAAAGAGAACAGGGAATTTTCTGTTGTGAACCAATTTGGGGAACTTTGTAAGTGGATTTCCCATATCCGGTCTCTGGGGTGCAATGCGATCTACATCGGGCCACTGTTTGAATCCTCTACCCATGGGTACGATACGCGTGATTACCGGATGGTGGACCGCCGTCTTGGTGACAGAGAAGGCTTTCAGGAGTTTGTGTCCCGCTGCCATGAAGCAGGTATCAAAGTGGTTGTTGACGGCGTCTTTAACCATACGGGACGGGAGTTTTTTGCATTTCAGGATATTTTAAACCAAAGAGAGAATTCTCCCTACAGGGACTGGTACCGGGGAATCAACTTTGCCGGCAGCAGTCCTTTGGGAGATTCCTTTGGTTACGAAGCGTGGCAGGGACACTTTGAGCTTCCTTGCCTTAATCTTTTTAATCCCGCAGTCAGGCAGTATTTATTTGACACCGTACAGTTTTGGATCAATAACTTTGACATTGACGGAATACGCCTTGACTGTGCCAATGTGCTGGACTTTGGATTTATGAAGGAGCTGCGGCAGCACACGGCGGAAATGAAAGAAGATTTCTGGCTCATGGGGGAAGTTATCCATGGAGAATACGGCAGATGGGTCAGTCCCGGTATGCTTCATTCTGTCACGAACTACGAACTACATAAGAGCATTTATTCAGGCCATAATGACCACAATTATTTTGAAATTGCACACAATGTAAAAAGGCTGGAATCCATCGGGTCACAGCTTTATACCTTTGTGGACAATCATGACGAAAACCGGATCGCAAGCAAGCTTTCCAATACCCAGCACCTCTATCCGGTTTACACCCTGTTATTCACCCTTCCCGGAATCCCCTCCGTCTACTATGGCAGCGAGTTTGGGATGGAAGGCAGACGAACCAATACGGATGATTCCATGCTGCGTCCCTTGGTTTCCATTTCCGAAGTAAAGAAGTTTACCTGTCCGCTTGAGGATTTTATCAGCAAGCTGGGTCATATCCATGAACAAAACCCGGAGTTTCATGGAGGCCGGTACCAGGAGCTTCTTCTCACCAACCGTCAGTATGCATTTGCACGGTTTCATGAAAGTCAGGCCATCATAACTGCAGTAAACAATGATGATTCTGACGCATTTGCCGGAATTCCCTGTCCTTGTGAGGGAAACACTGCTGTCAATCTTCTGAACGGAGAAATATTTCCAGTGATTGACCATAGAATCGGATTGACCATACCCGCAAACCGGGGTGTTATCTTAAAGATCATGGAGGGATGA
- a CDS encoding CpaF family protein, which translates to MKELDERQQVTDEELYDIIDRRILEYGQISFLPLKDKKELRGRLFDSFRRLGVLQELVDDEDVTEIMVNGADHVFVEKNGRMEQWVRAFDSQEQLEDTIQQIVSRVNRTVNVSRPIADARLSDGSRVHVVLPPIALDGPAVTIRKFPKPITMTRLLKLGSVTEEAADFLKCIVGAGYNIFISGGTNSGKSTFLNALSAYIPGDERIVTIEDSAELKIAHIPNLVRLETREANGEGDGEVSIGDLIRAALRMNPSRIIVGEVRGKEALDMISAMNTGHDGSLSTGHGNSPRDMLSRLETMVLMGADIPLAAARSQVAAAIDILIHLGRLRDKSRRVLSIVEVIGYENGEIRLNPLYRFEEDYGNLEEGQVVHGSLKKVGIIQNAEKLKAAGIEI; encoded by the coding sequence ATGAAAGAGCTGGATGAACGGCAGCAGGTAACGGATGAGGAGCTTTATGACATCATAGACCGCAGAATTTTGGAGTATGGGCAGATCAGTTTTCTTCCCCTAAAAGATAAGAAGGAGCTTCGGGGTAGGCTTTTTGATTCTTTCCGGCGGCTTGGGGTCCTTCAGGAGCTGGTAGATGATGAGGATGTGACAGAGATCATGGTAAATGGGGCAGACCATGTCTTTGTGGAGAAAAACGGGCGTATGGAGCAGTGGGTCAGAGCCTTTGACAGTCAGGAGCAGCTAGAGGATACCATTCAGCAGATCGTCAGCAGAGTAAACCGTACGGTAAATGTATCAAGGCCCATCGCGGATGCCAGGTTATCTGATGGTTCCAGGGTCCATGTCGTGCTGCCGCCCATTGCCTTAGACGGCCCCGCTGTGACCATCCGTAAGTTTCCAAAGCCCATTACCATGACCAGGCTGCTAAAGCTGGGCTCGGTTACGGAAGAGGCTGCGGATTTTCTAAAATGCATTGTAGGGGCGGGATACAATATATTTATCAGCGGGGGAACCAATTCGGGAAAAAGTACGTTTCTCAATGCCCTGTCCGCCTACATCCCCGGGGATGAGCGGATTGTGACCATTGAAGATTCCGCGGAACTGAAGATTGCTCATATTCCCAATCTGGTGCGGCTTGAAACAAGAGAGGCCAATGGAGAGGGTGATGGGGAAGTGTCCATTGGTGATCTGATCCGGGCTGCACTCAGAATGAATCCCAGCAGAATAATCGTTGGAGAGGTGAGAGGAAAGGAGGCTTTGGACATGATATCAGCCATGAACACCGGCCATGACGGAAGCCTCAGCACCGGCCATGGAAACAGTCCCAGAGACATGCTTTCCAGGCTGGAGACTATGGTGCTTATGGGAGCAGATATCCCATTGGCAGCAGCCAGAAGCCAGGTTGCGGCAGCAATTGATATCTTAATTCATTTGGGACGGCTCAGAGATAAAAGCAGGAGGGTCCTGTCCATTGTGGAGGTAATTGGCTATGAGAACGGAGAAATCAGGCTTAATCCGCTATACAGGTTTGAGGAAGATTATGGGAATCTGGAAGAAGGACAGGTTGTTCATGGAAGCCTTAAAAAAGTGGGAATTATTCAAAACGCCGAAAAACTTAAAGCAGCAGGCATTGAAATATGA
- a CDS encoding YaaL family protein, translating into MKHGLLKKHLVLSEEERNLRHEIERSKTAIDSARNHFEQVVDPTLIDCYIYELNAAQLRYQFLLRRFKSREV; encoded by the coding sequence ATGAAACATGGTCTATTAAAAAAACATCTGGTCCTGTCAGAGGAAGAGCGGAATTTAAGGCATGAGATTGAACGTTCCAAAACCGCCATTGATTCCGCAAGAAATCACTTTGAACAGGTGGTTGACCCAACGCTTATTGATTGTTATATCTACGAACTTAATGCGGCACAGCTGCGTTACCAGTTCCTTCTGCGACGCTTTAAAAGCCGGGAGGTATAA
- a CDS encoding prepilin peptidase — protein sequence MLKFYVKRGDFIVRYVILLLILGAGAFYDVREHRIPNWLVLSGIILGILLEIPGPENPFGGLLFLLRLVIVTGIFFLLFLCRMIGAGDIKLTALICGFLGLRTGALAVGLGFLIGAFWSFIKMAGSGSLFTRLSCLLAFIRHVFQTGKLTIYYDPVRDGYDMVIPLGLCLFLGTLGSVFF from the coding sequence ATGTTGAAATTTTATGTAAAGAGGGGGGATTTTATCGTTCGGTATGTTATTTTGCTGCTTATTTTAGGAGCAGGAGCTTTTTATGATGTCCGGGAACACCGTATCCCTAACTGGTTGGTGCTTTCAGGGATCATCCTTGGCATTCTGCTTGAAATCCCTGGTCCGGAGAATCCTTTTGGAGGCCTTCTGTTCTTGCTGAGGCTGGTAATTGTAACAGGGATATTCTTTTTACTATTCCTGTGCCGGATGATCGGTGCGGGAGATATCAAGCTTACTGCACTCATATGCGGCTTTCTGGGGTTAAGAACAGGCGCTTTGGCCGTTGGACTTGGTTTTCTTATAGGGGCTTTCTGGTCCTTTATCAAAATGGCAGGGAGTGGCAGCCTTTTCACCCGCCTTTCTTGTCTTCTTGCCTTTATCAGGCACGTATTTCAAACTGGAAAACTTACAATTTACTACGATCCTGTCCGGGATGGATATGATATGGTGATACCTTTAGGCCTGTGCCTGTTTTTAGGGACACTGGGTTCTGTGTTTTTTTGA
- a CDS encoding ArsR/SmtB family transcription factor codes for MHAEDFNELFQNCMPIFIALGDEVRLTIIKVLANAGLYDDLGNDVSNTKDDLSIRPRQGMNVKEITEMTRLSRPAISHHLKILKKAGLVNVRQEGTANYYYLTIGDSTKKLCSLGLYLQELMNQVS; via the coding sequence ATGCATGCCGAGGATTTTAATGAACTTTTCCAGAATTGCATGCCGATTTTTATCGCTCTCGGAGACGAAGTGCGGCTGACCATAATTAAGGTTCTGGCCAATGCAGGTCTTTATGATGACCTGGGAAACGACGTTTCAAACACCAAAGATGACCTAAGCATAAGACCCAGGCAGGGAATGAATGTAAAGGAAATAACGGAAATGACCCGTTTGTCCCGCCCTGCCATTTCCCATCATTTAAAGATTTTAAAAAAGGCAGGTCTTGTGAATGTCCGCCAGGAAGGGACAGCTAATTATTACTATCTGACCATTGGCGACAGCACAAAAAAACTTTGTTCTCTGGGGCTGTATTTACAGGAACTAATGAACCAGGTTTCATAA
- a CDS encoding phosphotransferase family protein, producing MAAQLIATTATKKVFRDGNKAIKVFNADFPKADVLNEALITARVEEVGGINVPKVLEVGVFEGKWSITFDFIEGKTLQQLMDENPDKLPEYMENMVDLHLSILSKQCPLLNKLKDKMSRQILDTEELEDVTRYDMRTQLDSMPKHTKLCHGDFNPSNIVVTDDGTMFVLDWVHATQGNASADVARTYLLFCLQDQNKADMYMNLFCKKTGTAKKYVQTWLPMVAAAQLSKRRPEEAELLQQWATVCDYQ from the coding sequence ATGGCAGCACAATTAATTGCTACAACTGCAACAAAAAAGGTCTTTCGTGATGGAAATAAAGCGATCAAGGTATTTAACGCTGATTTCCCAAAGGCAGATGTATTGAATGAAGCATTGATTACAGCCCGCGTGGAAGAAGTCGGCGGAATCAATGTTCCTAAGGTTTTAGAGGTTGGTGTTTTCGAAGGAAAGTGGTCCATTACCTTTGATTTCATTGAAGGCAAGACTCTCCAACAGCTCATGGATGAAAATCCTGATAAATTACCGGAATACATGGAGAATATGGTAGATCTCCATTTGAGTATTCTGTCAAAGCAGTGCCCGCTTCTTAATAAGTTAAAAGATAAGATGTCACGTCAGATCCTGGACACGGAAGAATTAGAGGATGTGACCAGATACGATATGCGGACACAGCTGGACAGTATGCCTAAACATACAAAATTATGCCATGGGGATTTTAATCCCAGCAATATTGTGGTAACCGATGACGGAACCATGTTTGTTCTGGACTGGGTACACGCGACTCAGGGCAATGCCAGCGCGGATGTGGCAAGAACTTACCTGCTGTTCTGTCTGCAGGACCAGAATAAGGCAGATATGTATATGAACCTGTTTTGTAAGAAGACCGGTACTGCAAAGAAATATGTGCAGACCTGGCTTCCCATGGTTGCTGCTGCCCAGCTTTCAAAGAGAAGACCGGAAGAGGCGGAATTGCTTCAACAGTGGGCCACTGTTTGTGATTATCAGTAA
- a CDS encoding type II secretion system F family protein: MEALKKWELFKTPKNLKQQALKYETYDLTPVQWCLYGLQGLSIAGIFAYIFYRSILSFLLFAPMVFIFPMIKKRELKEGRLQQLNLEFKEGILLLASFLSAGYSVENAFSASVKELGLLFGEEGMVSREFKHIESQIRMNRSVELALSDFAGRSGLDDVKNFAEVFAAAKRSGGELVMIISHTADAIRDKVQVRQEILTMTASKQFEQKIMSMIPFFIVLYIDLTSPGFFNIMYSTGIGRILMTLCMIIYIAALGISRWIMRIEI; this comes from the coding sequence ATGGAAGCCTTAAAAAAGTGGGAATTATTCAAAACGCCGAAAAACTTAAAGCAGCAGGCATTGAAATATGAAACCTATGATCTGACACCCGTTCAGTGGTGCCTGTATGGTCTTCAGGGCCTGTCAATTGCAGGGATTTTCGCTTACATCTTTTACCGCAGCATCCTATCATTCCTGTTGTTTGCCCCAATGGTTTTTATATTTCCCATGATTAAAAAAAGAGAACTGAAGGAAGGCCGGCTTCAGCAGTTAAATCTGGAATTTAAGGAGGGCATCCTTCTTTTAGCCTCCTTCCTAAGTGCCGGTTATTCTGTGGAGAACGCGTTTTCTGCTTCCGTAAAGGAATTGGGTCTGCTTTTCGGGGAGGAGGGGATGGTTTCCAGGGAATTTAAGCATATTGAAAGCCAGATCCGGATGAACCGTTCGGTCGAGCTGGCGCTTTCCGATTTTGCAGGCCGAAGCGGCCTTGATGATGTTAAGAACTTTGCGGAGGTATTTGCTGCGGCTAAACGAAGCGGAGGTGAACTGGTTATGATCATAAGCCACACGGCGGATGCAATAAGGGACAAGGTACAGGTAAGACAGGAGATTTTAACGATGACAGCCTCAAAACAGTTTGAACAGAAAATTATGAGCATGATCCCCTTTTTTATTGTCCTTTATATTGATCTGACTTCTCCAGGCTTTTTTAACATCATGTACAGTACGGGAATCGGAAGGATTCTTATGACCCTGTGCATGATCATTTACATCGCTGCCCTGGGGATTTCAAGATGGATTATGAGGATTGAGATATGA
- a CDS encoding DUF5702 domain-containing protein — protein MRKSGQVTVFFSLALLCIFSLMCGLLESARTAGTRCYLKLAADSSMDSVFSRFHREAWDKYRLFLLECENGEELEKAWKGFMEPYMDSSGWYTMDMEKADTMQLFRITDGGGQYLKKEILDYMKYGIFENMTDEKGAEALLKNLKEAKAVKRLSGSFRDHEREAVRLERALEDINDSLKRQKEYWRSAYERIRDYDGPGFRREADLLEREMNRIPSLVKAYGKKADDLKNSLSGTNNDLFAAQAELSQEVRETFIGDTSCYGSYVNQDGERRREIEALPAKMEQIKQVKEQAGKRSSEVEQIIDNWDSDDEEDDGPDLSGLWGSVGELWAKADIPSLSYSNGVKDPEKQRFLEQLEGFIQTGLLSLVLPDGKEISKGILSDDSFPSVTCGDGQVLETGLLDRLLFGEYCGRFLTNVLSEEDKEVMYELEYLVSGKKTDEENLKQTVLEVLMIREGMNLIHILSDGQKREEAMSLAGLITGAVGLAPLTGIVAFFVMSIWALGEAIVDVRMLLEGKNVVFLKSRNTWKLSLDDLLELGRTGTCEGGKEDEDGIDYTGYLKLLLFPGESGQQHYRLMDVIQMNLCRKQEDFRMDNCVYQAEVRGTVRSRHMFFGGNNPSYPVEVRTEKAY, from the coding sequence ATGCGCAAAAGCGGGCAGGTAACAGTGTTTTTCAGTTTAGCTCTTTTATGCATATTCAGCCTGATGTGCGGACTTTTAGAGTCCGCACGGACTGCAGGAACCAGGTGTTATCTAAAGCTGGCGGCCGATTCTTCCATGGACTCTGTATTCAGCAGGTTTCACAGAGAAGCCTGGGATAAATACCGTCTCTTTCTTCTGGAATGTGAGAATGGCGAGGAACTTGAAAAAGCATGGAAGGGATTTATGGAGCCCTATATGGACAGCTCCGGCTGGTATACCATGGATATGGAAAAGGCGGATACAATGCAGCTTTTCCGTATCACTGATGGGGGAGGGCAGTATTTAAAGAAGGAGATTCTGGACTATATGAAGTATGGAATATTTGAAAATATGACAGATGAAAAGGGTGCAGAAGCCCTGCTTAAGAACTTAAAGGAAGCAAAAGCAGTGAAACGGTTATCCGGATCGTTTCGTGACCATGAAAGGGAAGCGGTCCGGTTGGAAAGGGCTTTGGAAGATATCAATGATTCTTTAAAGCGGCAGAAGGAATACTGGCGGTCTGCTTATGAAAGAATCAGGGATTATGATGGTCCAGGTTTTCGTAGAGAAGCAGATCTTTTGGAGCGGGAAATGAACCGGATTCCTTCCCTTGTAAAAGCCTATGGGAAGAAGGCAGATGATTTAAAAAACAGCTTAAGTGGAACTAACAATGACTTATTTGCGGCTCAGGCTGAATTGAGCCAGGAAGTACGTGAAACTTTTATTGGGGATACCTCTTGCTATGGATCCTATGTAAATCAGGATGGGGAGCGAAGGCGGGAAATTGAGGCTCTGCCAGCTAAGATGGAACAGATAAAACAGGTGAAGGAACAGGCAGGGAAGCGCTCCTCTGAGGTAGAGCAGATCATTGATAACTGGGATAGTGATGATGAAGAGGATGACGGCCCGGATCTGTCTGGACTATGGGGATCTGTAGGGGAACTATGGGCAAAGGCTGACATCCCCTCTCTTTCTTATTCCAATGGGGTGAAGGACCCGGAAAAGCAGAGATTTTTGGAACAGTTAGAAGGTTTTATACAGACAGGGCTCTTATCCCTGGTTCTGCCCGATGGAAAGGAAATATCCAAAGGTATATTGTCTGACGATTCTTTTCCTTCCGTTACCTGCGGAGATGGCCAGGTGCTGGAGACAGGCCTTTTGGACAGGCTTCTGTTTGGGGAGTATTGCGGCCGTTTTCTTACAAATGTTCTTTCAGAGGAGGATAAGGAGGTAATGTACGAATTGGAATATCTGGTTTCAGGAAAGAAAACAGATGAGGAAAACTTAAAGCAGACAGTTTTAGAGGTTCTCATGATCAGGGAAGGCATGAACCTAATCCATATTCTTTCAGACGGCCAGAAACGAGAGGAGGCAATGTCTCTTGCCGGCCTTATTACCGGAGCCGTGGGTCTGGCTCCTCTAACCGGGATCGTTGCATTTTTTGTGATGAGCATCTGGGCGCTTGGGGAGGCGATTGTGGATGTGAGAATGCTTCTAGAAGGGAAAAATGTGGTCTTTCTTAAGTCAAGAAACACATGGAAGCTATCCCTAGATGACCTTTTGGAATTAGGAAGAACGGGAACATGCGAAGGTGGGAAAGAGGATGAAGACGGAATTGATTATACCGGCTATTTGAAGCTTCTTCTTTTCCCGGGAGAATCCGGACAGCAGCATTACCGTCTGATGGATGTGATCCAGATGAATTTATGCAGGAAACAGGAGGATTTTCGCATGGATAACTGCGTTTATCAGGCGGAAGTAAGGGGAACTGTGAGATCAAGGCATATGTTTTTCGGAGGAAATAATCCCTCCTATCCAGTGGAAGTCCGGACAGAAAAAGCATATTAA